In a genomic window of Vigna angularis cultivar LongXiaoDou No.4 chromosome 6, ASM1680809v1, whole genome shotgun sequence:
- the LOC128197547 gene encoding uncharacterized protein LOC128197547, translating to MAYDLGFVVVIVRSDIATSVRGRKTFVILGCERGGKYRKYKVDAVASVYDTRKCECPFRLKGKPCSDGAGWVLKVMCGHHNHELAETLVGHPYAGRLNTSEKSLLVDMTKSKVTPANILLTIKQNNDRNVTTIKQIYNARHAYKRSLRGSRTELQQLMMLLDRDKYIHWSRCADDSEVVTDLYRLPLLEIVGMTSTGLTFSAAFAFLSTERQSNFTWALEKLKGLFLTSEGGPKVIVIDRDLALMNAIANVFPESYQMLCRFHILKNVKAKCKMLVHSTEVWEVLMDAWENVMDCADESLFAEYVNGFQYASSSWPLFFEYVNQNWIIPYNTYFVKFWTNKVMHLGNTTTNRAESAHWSLKKVLGNSMGDLCSCWDNIHNVIILQHNKIKASFESSLLLTSDHFKGYIYKELIGRVSRYALDLIAQELKIVQQIGLNSSKCGCVLRRTFGVPCACELARYDPRMIPIGEFHIMWRRLHFSNVELNETEPQLSIKDELKQVEERFNEADVGGKVTIKQKLLEIVCPTLTSMVPPLHKVKTKGAQKSKVKRNERSTTRDPSYFEYVDAFHSTIESSSMRSKLQSNPKPMKKRRVPMIDQFHSTTHPFIVDVVDVVADGHCGYRCIAALLGLGEDSWPVIRNELYKELSAWRDEYASLVGGYDRLEELRNSLLVQSLSAANMNKWMTLPDIGYAIANRYNVISVCLSYSQNYTIFPLRSTPPSDITQHRLICIGHVHGCHFVQVKLQEGCPLPMVNIMSSTHCYPEARAWSSIYTSRMHAFEQLMDITTSYVDLGDS from the exons ATGGCTTATGatttaggatttgttgtggTAATAGTAAGATCTGACATAGCTACTAGTGTACGGGGAAGAAAAACGTTCGTCATacttggatgtgaaagagggggAAAATATAGGAAATACAAAGTTGATGCAGTGGCTAGTGTATACGACACTCGTAAATGTGAATGTCCGTTTAGATTAAAGGGTAAACCATGTTCAGATGGGGCCGGATGGGTGTTGAAGGTGATGTGTGGACATCACAACCATGAGTTGGCTGAAACTTTAGTTGGCCACCCTTATGCTGGCAGGTTAAATACGAGTGAGAAGTCATTACTGGTTGATATGACAAAGAGTAAAGTAAcacctgcaaatattttattaacaatcaaacaaaataatgatcgaAATGTCACAACGATTAAACAAATATACAACGCAAGGCATGCGTATAAACGATCATTAAGAGGGTCCAGAACTgaactacaacaacttatgatgttgttggatcgGGATAAGTACATTCACTGGAGTAGGTGTGCTGATGATTCAGAGGTTGTTACTGACTT atatagaCTTCCGTTGCTTGAGATTGTGGGTATGACGTCTACAGGGTTGACCTTCTCAGCAGCATTTGCTTTCTTGTCTACTGAAAGGCAGAGTAATTTCACATGGGCTTTGGAAAAGctaaaaggtttatttttaacatctgaGGGTGGTCCTAAAGTCATTGTCATTGACCGAGACTTGGCTTTGATGAATGCCATAGCAAATGTATTCCCTGAGTCATATCAGATGTTATGTCGGTTCcacatccttaaaaatgttaaagctaaatgcaaaatgttagttCATTCTACTGAGGTTTGGGAAGTGTTGATGGATGCATGGGAAAATGTGATGGATTGTGCTGATGAAAGCTTGTTTGCTGAGTATGTGAATGGTTTTCAATATGCAAGCAGTTCATGGCCTCTGTTCTTTGAATATGTCAATCAGAATTGGATTATTCCGTACAACACATACTTTGTAAAGTTCTGGACGAACAAAGTAATGCATTTAGggaacacaaccacaaatag ggcTGAATCTGCTCATTGGAGCCTGAAGAAAGTTCTGGGCAATAGTATGGGTGATTTGTGTTCTTGTTGGGATAATATTCATAACGTCATTATCCtacaacacaacaagattaaggcgtcatttgaaagtagtttgttGCTCACGAGTGACCATTTTAAAGGCTACATATATAAAGAACTTATTGGACGTGTGTCTCGATATGCATTGGATCTCATTGCTCAGGAATTGAAAATAGTGCAACAGATAGGATTGAACTCCTCAAAGTGTGGATGCGTATTGAGACGTACATTTGGTGTCCCGTGTGCATGTGAATTAGCACGATATGATCCTAGGATGATCCCTATAGGTGAATTTCATATCATGTGGCGAAGATTGCATTTctcaaatgttgaattaaatgaaactgAGCCTCAGTTATCCATTAAAGATGAGTTGAAACAAGTAGAAGAACGATTCAATGAGGCTGACGTTGGCGGTAAAGTCACCATCAAGCAGAAGTTACTTGAGATTGTTTGTCCTACATTAACATCAATGGTCCCTCCATTACATAAAGTCAAGACAAAGGGTGCAcaaaaaagtaaagttaaaCGAAATGAAAGGTCTACTACGCGGGATCCATCATATTTTGAGTATGTGGACGCCTTTCATTCAACCATAGAATCTTCATCTATGAGAAGTAAATTACAATCAAATCCAAAACCAATGAAGAAAAGGAGAGTTCCAATGATAGACCAGTTTCATTCTACTACTCACCCCTTCATTGTGgacgttgttgatgttgtggctGATGGTCACTGTGGGTATAGATGCATTGCTGCGTTGTTGGGACTcggagaagattcatggcccGTTATCAGGAATGAGTTGTACAAAGAACTCAGTGCATGGCGTGATGAATATGCAAGCCTAGTAGGAGGCTATGATAGACTAGAAGAACTGAGAAACTCTTTGTTGGTGCAATCACTGTCGGCG GCTAACATGAACAAGTGGATGACATTACCAGACATTGGTTATGCAATTGCTAACCGATATAACGTTATCTCAGTGTGTTTGTCATACTCTCAAAATTATACTATCTTCCCATTACGTTCCACACCACCTTCTGATATAACTCAACATCGCTTAATTTGTATAGGACATGTTCATGGATGTCATTTTGTGCAG GTTAAGCTACAAGAAGGTTGTCCGTTGCCCATGGTGAATATCATGTCCTCAACCCACTGTTATCCTGAGGCACGAGCGTGGTCATCTATTTATACTAGTAGGATGCACGCATTTGAACAGTTGATGGACATAACAACATCTTATGTTGACTTAGGTGATTCGTGA